From a region of the Lactuca sativa cultivar Salinas chromosome 4, Lsat_Salinas_v11, whole genome shotgun sequence genome:
- the LOC111881603 gene encoding uncharacterized protein LOC111881603: MDRLHVPIMADSLLSSIATFHTTKIIVTNPTKYSFIGSIPESMLARTSASSNVLQQYKKHPSSGPRELTPAMVYSIEEADKPAKRGKKTENQKEAPVSKPTKGQAPKKRKSDKAATSQAQPKKQKKPARRLVIQSSSDSDSKYVPPKHKNAPPSESESESSDDEASGQGNTPPRSPTSEIPVCSHPPSPPPVTIPSDDDDDEPVTKRHLKAVKDKLDQLLSSSSSGAYSEAALKALFTTVVQEHSASLSTAAKSIEASTSQCQQASLAAAATKNAQTVNASMDNPQRSLQSERSNLEAARQAIEAANETLHANVNDRLTPLEAELAVENHIMDELYRRTSQLKIQNYKLRTATAEVNDLNHIEGVLVTGVQPKQGGEKVKTQPPSGPKPSTVPKGNEASVKPSKKEMEENYKKQKAELEQKRKEAELLEKKKSMFPVWTIDSLQRCAIDEPSIL, from the exons atggacCGCCTTCATGTTCCAATCATGGCAGactctcttctctcctccattGCTACCTTTCACACAACCAAAATCATTGTCACAAATCCCACCAAGTACTCCTTTATTGGATCTATTCCTGAATCCATGCTCGCTCGTACCTCTGCGTCGAGTAACGTTCTCCAACAATACAAGAAGCATCCATCTTCAGGTCCAAGGGAGCTTACGCCAGCCATGGTTTActccattgaagaggctgacaagccagcTAAAAGGGGCAAGAAGACTGAGAATCAGAAGGAGGCACCTGTTTCCAAACCAACCAAGGGGCAAGCCCccaagaagcgaaagtctgacAAGGCTGCTACATCACAGGCTCAACCAAAAAAGCAGAAGAAGCCTGCTAGGAGGCTTGTAATACAATCCTCGAGTGATTCAGATTCAAAGTATGTTCCTCCTAAACATAAGAATGCTCCTCCTTCAGaatctgagagcgaaagctctgatgatGAGGCTTCGGGCCAAGGTAATACTCCGCCTCGCTCTCCTACCTCAGAAATTCCAGTTTGCTCTCaccctccttcacctccacctgtaaCCATCCCG agtgatgatgatgatgatgagccaGTTACAAAGCGTCATCTCAAGGCAGTGAAGGACAAACTTGATCAACTGCTCTCATCCTCTTCCTCTGGAGCTTACTCTGAAGCGGCATTAAAGGCTTTATTCACAACTGTTGTTCAAGAACACAGTGCCTCACTCTCTACTGCAGCCAAATCCATTGAAGCATCCACTTCTCAATGCCAGCAAGCCTCTCTTGCT GCAGCAGCTACGAAGAATGCTCAAACAGTCAATGCTTCGATGGATAATCCTCAACGTTCTCTTCAATCTGAACGTTCCAACCTTGAAGCTGCTCGCCAGGCAATTGAAGCTGCCAACGAAACTTTACATGCTAACGTCAATGATCGATTGACTCCACTGGAGGCTGAGTTAGCTGTAGAGAATCATATCATGGATGAGCTATACAGGCGAACCTCCCAGCTGAAAATACAAAATTACAAGCTGCGTACTGCTACTGCTGAGGTCAACGACCTAAA TCATATTGAGGGTGTTCTGGTGACTGGTGTccagccgaaacaagggggagagaaggtaaAAACTCAACCTCCTTCTGGACCAAAACCATCTACTgtaccgaagggtaatgaagcttcg GTAAAGCCCTCTAAAAAGGAAATGGAAGAAAACTACAAGAAACAAAAAGCTGAGCTCGAGCAAaagcgaaaggaggcggagctcctagAAAAGAAGAAGTCCATGTTTCCTGTCTGGACTATAGATTCGCTTCAAAGATGCGCAATCGATGAGCCAAGCATTCTTTAG